The Candidatus Binataceae bacterium region CCGCCCATTTAAGCGGCGGCCGCGATCCTGCAGTGCCGGCGGGTGACGGAGCGCTTGGCTTCGGCACGGCGCTCACGCCTGCGGCTCCGCGGCGCGACGCTCGATGAAGCGCGAAAGCAGCATCCGCATCGACTCGATCGGCTGGATCCCCGTGAGCGGAAAATCGCCCAGGATGAAGCTTGGATAGCCGAGCGCCGAAAAACGGTCCGCTTCGGCCTTGTTCGCGGCAAGCCGCGCGGCCATCCGTCCGCGTTCGATTTCGTCGCGAAAGCGCGCGCGGTCAAGGCCGGCCTCAGCCGCGATCGCGGTCAACAGGTCGAGATTTCCGATATCGGCGCGCTCCTCGAAGGCGGCGCGAAAGACCGCATCGTGATAGTCAGCGAAAGCGCCGGCGTCGCGCGCCAACTCCGAGCCCTGGAGCGCATTGTCCGAGTCGAGCCATCGTCCGGGCGGCTCGACGGCGATGCCGGTCTCGGCGGCGACGTTGCGAATCTTTACCAGTTCGAGCGCGCCGAGCGGCAGTCCGGGGCGCGTGCGGTAGTTGCGTAGCGCGATCGGCACGCCCTTCCACAGCGCGATAAATTCGAGCTCGCGTTCGAGCTGGCTGACGATGCGCCACGCGAAATAACAGAGCGTCGAAGCGTAGTCGAAATAGATTGGAATTACGGTCTTCGCCACGGCTTCTCGCGCTTCGTGTCTCGACTCAAATATTGGCCTCTCCGGCGCGCGCGGGCAATTGCCTTGTGTGCGGGCGCTTTGCCCGCTTGCCTGCTCGGGCGATGACCGCAATGCTGGCGCATGGCGATAGAAAGACGGGAAGTGATGAAGCTCGGCGTGGTCGATTTGGGCGTCGAAAAAGCCGAATTGCCCAACGGCCTGACAGTCGACCTCGCCGTAATCCGCCATCCGGGGGCGAGCGCTATCGTCGCCCTCGACGAGCATAGCCGCGTGACGCTGCTTCGGCAGTGGCGGCACGCGATGGGCGGCTGGATATGGGAGGTTCCGGCGGGATGCCGCCGTGCCGACGAAACCGCGCGCGCCTGCGCCGAGCGCGAGCTTAGCGAGG contains the following coding sequences:
- a CDS encoding DsbA family protein, producing the protein MAKTVIPIYFDYASTLCYFAWRIVSQLERELEFIALWKGVPIALRNYRTRPGLPLGALELVKIRNVAAETGIAVEPPGRWLDSDNALQGSELARDAGAFADYHDAVFRAAFEERADIGNLDLLTAIAAEAGLDRARFRDEIERGRMAARLAANKAEADRFSALGYPSFILGDFPLTGIQPIESMRMLLSRFIERRAAEPQA
- a CDS encoding NUDIX hydrolase, with protein sequence MAIERREVMKLGVVDLGVEKAELPNGLTVDLAVIRHPGASAIVALDEHSRVTLLRQWRHAMGGWIWEVPAGCRRADETARACAERELSEEAGLGARRWDYLGAIVTIPSFCDERIELYLARELEAAPGELDHDEVISATPVALDRALAMIVSGELIDAKSIVALLRARDFLTGAGSA